The DNA window CTGCAAAATTCagtcattatacaaaatgacTAATTTTTctaggcattttacaaaatgcctcgAAAAATTGATAGGCATTCTACAAAATGCCTGAAATGGTTTTATAGAAtgaaattatatacaattaaaagCTTTCAACACCGGAGCAGCTTTAATTATGAtaattactgaattaaaaataagagtattaacaaactttactgaattattccaaaaaactctaaaaaaaaatatttttcatttctcaAAATGTTTGGACAACAGAACTGTCACACAATATTTGTCCTgatttgtttgtaaatacatTGTTTGGCATTAAATCTGGTTTAAGCACTTCAACCAAAGTTTGCGAAACCTGAATCATGATATATTTTGCCGTTTCATTACAATGTACCTTTACTGACAAATACTTAACTTTCGACTTCATTGTGGTTCGCAATAAGCACACATGACACACATGAATATCTTCTTTAGCAGTAGATACTTATTCTGTCAAAGCACTGTTATTTGTCtgttaaatgcagttttactgaggaaattttacaattttgttcaTTATCTTTCATAATATCTAAAGCCTATAGAGATAAACTAAAcagcaatacaaaaaaaaatacattttacaatcTAAAAATAAGACAATATGACAAAAACTGTCAATTGCTCCTtatggagttattgccctttatattcaatttaaaaaaattgtgatctTAAACCAAAATTTTCTCCAATACATATATTGGACCATATAAATTTAAACGTAGACACAATTTGCAGAAGGCTGTACTGATTAAAACACGTATCAGATGACACTACCAACCATACATTTGCATCACAACAAAAAACAGCCGTGTATGGCGAAACCCATATTGTAGAGGGGAGTTTGTTTCGATGTGTATGTACCAATCTAAAATTCTCATTATTTCTGAAAAggaacattatatatattgccatattttattcaaatgcaaAACTTTTTTCACATTAAGAATTctacatgcatgacatgtacAGCAATCAGTCataaaaaacatcttttttgtCTACACATTTTTCACCCTACTGTTTTGAATctagaatttcaaaaaattctattgttaattttgttcTATTGACAATATAATCATAAATTCACTTCTGGTATCAGAATTACGAATTGAGTATGTACTTTACTTAGTTTCACTAAAAATAATATATCCTATGACAAACAAACCTTCCAAGAtggtttttgaaaaattaattaattctACTGAACCATTAGTTATTTTCTTTGCAAGACATTGTGCTTTGTCCACTATGGTCAATGTCCTTCTTCTACAAATTGCCTAAAACTGAACAGgcaatttgttaaattttgctTCTAAAtttcaggcattttacaaaatgactagGTATTTTTAGTCATTTTGTATAATGCCTGTCAAGTTTAGGCATTTCATAAATTGCCTGAAAATTCAGTCActttacaaaatgcctaaatttagaaaatgcctgtaacatatatataacatacgATACATTTACTGGTGTTCTGACATTATTGTCCAATCACTTTTCAGCAGTTCAATATTAAGCATTAAGTTTATGCCTGTCTACAcatatcttttttgaatttcaaataagaaTTGAAATCACATGTTTTACCTTCCAAACATATAGGTACTGGTTATGTTCATTAATGTCACATTGATAATGATAGTTAATGTATTTACCCTGTCAAACAGCCTAATCTCACTCTATTTGAAACATAAcctattctatttttttttttttttttcatttactttctTCACACGTGGTATTCAAAGGACATACTTTACGTTCATTTAATTCACCTTACTGCAAAATGTCAACATTTTTCAATTAaggttgaaaatattttatgtcatttttacgTCTTGATTGATAATGTTATGGTATGACTGTGTACTTAGTGTCAATTAAGTAAATGTATAGTTTAAATCAGCCAATCATAATGAAACACATTTTAACAATACGGAGTTACTTATTTAGGCTACTGATTCAATCCTGACAATGccttatatgaaaaaaagacgAGTGAAAAATATGCATCGGACATCAAAATTATCACAAACTAAGACCCCGTTTACACTTACAGAAAGGATCGATTTATCTTGTAAGATCGATCTTTGGTCTAGTGTAAACAGGTAAGATCGATCTTCAATCGGACTTAAAAAGTCTACCTCTAGAGGTGgttttaaaaagatatcttttttttatgtaaacgCTTAGATCAATCTCGATCTTGTGCAATGCAAACGCGAAATGGTCTTTTAAAGAACgatttaaataaagaaagattTAATTTCGTTGCCAGTGTAAGACCCCGTTTACACTGGAAACGAATTTGAATCGATTCTTAAAAGACCATTTCGCGTTTACATTGTATAAGCAAGATCGATCGAGATAGATATTATTTTATCAAGTGTGTTTACACTACAACATAAAAAGAACCGGTCTGACCAATATTTTCCTatttaaacataacaaacacCTTAAAAAATATCGATCGTGGTCTTTCTAAGCGTTTacaccaaaaaacaaaaaaaatatcgatTCAAATAAGATCGATCTTTTTTAAACCACCTCTAGAGGTAGACTTTTAAGTTCGAATGAAGATCGATCTTACCCGTTTACACTGGACCAAAGatcgatatttaaaaaaagatcgactttttttgtcaatgtaacataaaggcaacagtaatataacAATCAAAAGTCCTCATCAAGAcatcgggttgttttctctttgatacattccccatttccattctcaattgtatgtCTGTTTCAATATTGATTAatcatttaatattaaattattttaccttTCTGTATCTCTTTGACATGATAAAGGAAGGGATTCTAACATTTCACCTAAAATTATATTAACAGTATACTAGATACTATATCAATTTAGGAACTagaaattcaaattgaaaattatttgaccagTGTGTTTTACTCTTTCGTTATAGCGGAAGTTTTACCGATATCAACTTCTAACAAGTGAGcttaaacattataattaaaattgatgttcaatttttttggcaTCTACTCCCATAAACTGAGAACAAATATTGCACAGAAGAAAAGTTCGGTTAGTAGTATCATCAGTATCTGTGTCAGTGTTTCCGGACATGCTCTGTTTGTTGCCGTTACCGTTCTATGTACCTTTTCACAATTGTTACAAATAATCACGTGAATGTGAAACATGCCATTCACCTTTCGTTTGATACGTAAATTTTCTACATAGTTTGATATTGATACTTTGGAGTGGaacctattttattttttatattcatccTACAATTGGGTGTTCTACTATACAGATATAGCCCTACGGATATCGCTattctgtatctgtatactatacagatatcctTTGAAGCTCCACCCACTGACTGACTGAGTATTGTATGAACCGGCGTGACCTCAGGATGTGTATTGCTATCGCATGCCAATGACTTATCAATTGCGATTTGACGGTTACTTTTATACgttctgtttgttttcaaacatttctttagAGCAAAAGTATCacataatttttctgataacaTACACACATGAACAGCAGTCTTTTCTAtcgatttcaaaaatttaatgtGTGTGGTTGTGTAACTTAaacaaccatgtcaatttcagcgtGCATGTTTAACGAATGTCGagtctgaagcgtaggacaactcgtagaatcctgtttcaaattggacaatgttttgttatttgttttttactgttgaaattagtttaaatatataattattcacCCTGAGCGAAGTATTATTGATGTTGCAATGTTGACCATtcgagattattttttttacgaaCCCGTTTCGCAGCTTAATGTGTGATTACTGTATCGTATTACTACATGGGCCTCAAGGGGTTTCAAATcggaaaaaaatgtgtttttgtgtctttcaaaacacaaatattatacAGAATTATTGAAGGATAAAGACAACAACTGTTTTGTGTCTTTAGATATCAGCTGTATTtttactcggctcgaaacaggtgtaaTAGCTCTCTTAAAGCTCGATTACACCTTGTTTCCGGGCTTCGTACAAATATAGCTGCTATTTAAAGACACTGAACAGTTATTGTATATGTATTACTCTCCAGTATGGTCTGTTTTAATGGGCCGAATTTGACGAAGATACATCAAAAATATACCTTATATTTTGCAAGAACCAAGTGGATGCTTTTTGCCGCCTTAGACTTGAAGAGGAACCTAcattacaatatttaaatatagtatTGGAGTGGTTGCAGTTTTTAAAgcaataaaaatttgaaagttgATGCATTTCACATTAAAAGGCTTGTGATATGAAATTACGAGAAACAAAGACATTTATAAAAAGGTAAGCttatattattacataatttaatcATCCcaatacacttttttttaagtcCTTGTACACTCAAACCAGAGGTTTTCTTTTACGGTTAGTGTTGAATTATCAGTGAGTATTAATTTCACTGGTTTCATAGTTTGAAAGAAAATTGACTAAGTTTAATGAGTTacaatacaattttataattggTATTGACCATAGCATTTTAACGAGGCAATTAATAAGGTTTCCAAAGCACACGAGAGCCAGTCGTCTTGGTTTAcgagtttttgttttatagtatTTAAGATTTGTATAAAGTTATATACTTTACTATATTTTGTATTCTGGCTGAACTAGTTTTTAATGTTTCTCTACTTGAGTTTTAAATGTACGTTTGGTGTCTTTTTACTCGTCAGCCTATCAGGCATCTTTTGTATTCAACTGATCGACAATAAAAAGGGACGGAGGGAAGAAAATCTCTCACAACCTTACCACGAAGTAATGTTCATGTGCGAAATCGGGAACATCATCAGTGgatgttttacaaataatttaaaaaaagtttgatattggtttgtttttgattttaggAATAACAGAAggtgaaattataaaatgtttaaaattcgAGATTGACACTATCAGTTTAATGATCATTAGTTAACGGACAAAATCCAAAATCTGACTTGAACTTTTGCATTATCTGTGTCTGGGTctcaaaaagaaagaaatatataaaatctgCTTTAATTTTGGTTAATAACCTTTTACGAGATGTTGAAGTCAAATATGAAAAGACAAATGTGTGTTATGgggcatatttttttaacactgaATAGAGGCAAAAACACCAAGGCGTCCAGCCATTTGACACACATACTTAGACTTAGTATAAGTACACCCTTAAGAAACAGAGTATTTATGACAGATGTGTCAGATATTTCTCTTTCTATCTACAACTTTTGTTATAGCGGGTGTTTTCTTACCAATAGATGTCCCTTTTACTCTGGCTAGAACTACAACAATTGTTATAGAACCTCCAAGCAGAACAATAGGAATCATAACAAGCAAAATTATTAAAGTGTGTTCGTTGTTTCCTTCTAGATCATTTGGAACTGCAACAGATagaaatgtattaaaatatacatgcataacacagtAAAGTGTGTtgccaaatttaatcaaaatcataatgtactttttttactaaaattaataatatcatgaatatctacccctatgaattttaatgatgtaAACTTGtattaaagttttgttaacattttagtGGATTTACTGTACTTACTTTGAAAATTGGTTGTCTTTGCAATTTTCGTTATACTTGATGTTTTCCGGAAGCTTCCAGCTGTAAAAGTTCTTGTTGTGGTTTCATATTCTTTGTCTTTGAGGTGCacatacaatgaaaaaaatattcaattatcaattaaattgtttaaatagtTAAAGTCActaaacttttaattaattttaatgacatttcTCATGTTCCTTGTAATGCCAAGAGTTGGAAGAGGTAAAGGCAATGATTCCcgatttttgttgttgcaacGGCTGTAAAACTATAGCTTAGGGATATCTGTCTGACAatgcaaaatgtataaatacccACCCATGTCAGTGCATTAAGGTTACAATGAATATCATGCTTTTGGTaacaatgatttttaaaaaaaaattcgtaCCAGTCTGTATATCACGTTCTCTACAGAGTAACTATAGTAACAAtgcattaaaatacattttgcaagGCTAAAATAATGTTCCAATACAACATATCTTTTATAACTTATTATTCTAATGTCAAAGTATTCTTTTTGGAATATTCAGTTAGCAGAATCCATCTATTTATTATCCATGTTATCGTTGTTTGTTctcattaaaaaacaaaacaatgaaatatttgccagaATGCTTTAAAAACactaatcaataaataaatctataatcatcaataattttgtttttaaagtatctTATTGTTGATTCTATCGAATGTTTTTCTTATTAtagtataaagttaaaaagaccaCATCTTTCAAGTAAGATTTTGATTATAATTAGAAGAACATTTGATAAACGATACTAGAAAAAGAATCAAAACCAAGAACAAACATATTAAGTAgaagaataaacaacaatataatgcatgtatatataaacgTTAGGtcaaaagttattatttttttatccctttATGTTTACTCATTAGGAATCAACGATTTAAATCGTGATGCAAGACAGTATACTTACCTAACAAAGATACGTAATACCTCGTCTCGTTAAATAGTCCATCATTTTCAAATCTGCATTTATAACAACCAGTGTTTGCTTTCAGGAAATTCCCAATTAACAGATCATAACTTCCTTCATTT is part of the Mytilus trossulus isolate FHL-02 chromosome 13, PNRI_Mtr1.1.1.hap1, whole genome shotgun sequence genome and encodes:
- the LOC134694360 gene encoding uncharacterized protein LOC134694360, producing MLNMSAIVTLIAILAQIQMVSGIGNDTIKMKVQKGETVVLKCSTSEGEPSWLGPDVINSGEKELAYFLKDKHNPTLNQTKYSLAENEGSYDLLIGNFLKANTGCYKCRFENDGLFNETRYYVSLLDKEYETTTRTFTAGSFRKTSSITKIAKTTNFQIPNDLEGNNEHTLIILLVMIPIVLLGGSITIVVVLARVKGTSIGEMLESLPLSCQRDTER